The genomic region CCTCCCGACGCCTTACAGGTGCGGTAAAGGCGCACGTGCACGTGCCGTCCGCGCTATCGGTTGTTTGTGTTAGCCTCTAAATAGCAGGCTTTATTATCAGGCCCATCCTCTTCCCTTTGTGTTGCTCTTACTTAAAGCCGCGAGATAAGAGTTTTCATCGCTCGCGGATGTAACAACTCGGACATCAAAACAACACCCCAGCCTTACCTTTGGAGAGGGCATGATTATTATGTAAGCGCCACGACCCCCGGGACCACTGCCCGTACGCGGATCTAGGACAGTAGTAGACGGCGAAGCAGACACAACGGGCGTTGAAACGCTAATCGAAAGTTGATTCATCCGTTTATTTTCCTTACGTTTTCCTAATACGTAACCCGCAACCGTCCCAGTCGAGCACGGTGCGTGGATGACGGTGTGGTTtaccttttcttttgctttgtcATGTCATATTTGGCACCGTAATTGACTCCTGTTGACCTCCACCTAAGACagtttgtatttctttttttctcatttagCGTACTTCAACGCCGATCGTTACAAAAGCAGACTAATGATGATAATGCAAAAGTTATAAGTCCTCCAGTTAGTTGTGGTGCTCCAGCAACTCGTGAATGTGACTTTACTTTTGGTCAAGAAGCTACGCTTGAAAATAGTCAAAAATAATCCTTTCCGTATCCCGCACATTCGGAGATACTCAGAtacaagtgaaaagaaaacgaagaacAATCGTACGCATCACCATGGCGGAAAAGGTAAACACACAGGGCTGTGTGTTCTCGCTGCTTTACTCGGTCGGTTCGTTTGCGCTGGCCTGTGCCAGTCTGTCCACGTTGAACCCAAGTGATCGGATAACGGTGCAGAAGGGCGCACTGCTTATCAGCTTAGGATTCGTGTACTTCGTGGCGCTTACCGAGTTTCTCAACAAGCTCCTGTTGAAGACCTCCATCGGACACAACTTTGTCAAGCGTTACCGATTGCGCGTGTCGGACGTTTTGGATATCACGAACAAGTAAGTAGCAAAATGTGAAATTACACTTAGATCACATCGTACGATCTTGACACACTGttactttttcattcttctttcGCAGGCTTGTCTCGGCCGTTCAGGCTGCCTTTTCCTGCATTGCCGGCCTTTTTGTGTGCCGATGGTCGTGCCCAAGAAATTTCCTACATGCTTCACATTTTCTCTCGGAATCGTACGCCTGGTTCGCTGCGTCGTACTTTTTCTACGACCTTTGGTCCATGTACAAAATCTACGCTGCTGAAGCtgcaataaaaatcaaagCGAAGCTCGGTCTTCAGGCAGATCGAGCCGGAGATAACAACAATGTCGGCAACAATGGTTTGGCTAATAGTGGCGTGGCAAAGCCTGGCGAAAGTGCGACACACGGTCTGCAGTTTGAAGTCTTTGACGACATCCCGAGCATGGAGCAGGGCACACTATCCTTCGTTGGCCAGAGTAAAATGGGCATACCCAGCTTTGCCAAGTACCTGGCGTCGCATCCTTTGATGGTGTTCCATCACCTGTTTATTGGCTCGTATGGGTTGATCGTAATTTCGGTAGGCTTTAATgtgtaaaaaaacacaccgtgTGCGGTTGCTCACCTGCTTCGATTTGTTCTTTTGCAGTACCTTCGGGGCGGCCTCGGAGACTGTGTTTTCAGTTTCATGTTCATGATGGAACTGTCCACgccgttcgtttcgttccggAGCATCCTCAGCGTAATGGGACTGAAGCAGTCGAAAATGTACGTCATCAATGGCCTGCTAATGCTGGTAACGTTCTTCTGGTGTCGTGTCTTCCTCATGCCTTACGTGTGCTACTACTACAGCCAGGTGGTGAACAAACCATTTTTCGAGGTAACCTGATGCGTTCCGTGTTGATAAGATAAACAATGCTCAGTGCCTGTTTCCCGCATAATTTCTATCACCACCTCCGATTTCTTACAGGCCGTTTGGAATTTGCCATGGGGATGCAAGGTCAGCATTTTGGCACTCTTTTTACCCCAGCTGTACTGGTTCCGATTGATGGTACGAGGTGCAATGAAGGTAGTTATTTTCCCCGAGTCTTTATCATTAGCACCGgagtttatttaaaacacttatttgttttcctatgttttaggttttctttccatcgaAAAACAATCGCCGACGCACAAACGCTTCTTCCTGCGCAAATGATGTGTCTGCCAATGGGGGAACAATCAAACCATCACAATCCAAAGATAGTGAAATACGCTCCCTAATGTAAAATTTACTTCTAGAGGACAACTAGACGAAATCCCCGGGGCGATAAGTGCGAGTGCGAGACTTGACGTTTGTGCTTTGTGTGCTGGAAAAAAGCGGGCATTCATACCTTAGTAACTTTATGGCATAAGTGTTATTTTGTGTGTAAATTCAATGTTCACAACCACACGTTGTCTTGCAACGTCACAGCGGACAAAATGTGCGTACagtaaacgaaacgaaactgtGGGAGGTACGAACGGATAGGCACGGATATGGCATGAAGGCGGAAATGTTCCAGCATTCgattttcacttccatgtttACAAAGAGTAGAAGCAGCTaaacattttttcgcttttcattTAGTTTACTAGTCATAGTTTTTTGCTACTGGATGTGCAGCTTAAAATCACGGAAACCAAGTAGTGCAGGGACTGGAACACAGATCTTCCAAGTTATTCTTGCCTTTTTCGAGCTAATCGTTTTGTTTGGAGGTATACAATATTACACGCCGTTGTTCTGTCGTTAAGTTAAGTTAAATCGTGTACTAGACTATCACCAGAAAACCAAAACCTAGAGATTTACCAACGGAGCCCACACTTACACTTACTTTTTACACACTGTTGTTACGAAGGATAACTAGCTGACCCGAGGCAACAAACACAAGATTACTTATACAGCGAACGAATCCAACGTTAGATGATAGActttttttgtgcattttttctACAGAACAACGCACAACGTTTTCGTGCGTTTTGGCTATGAAGATATATACACCTATATTAATTCTGCGGTACGTTTGTGGTGTTCATTGTTGCAAGGCGGGAACAGGAAttaacgtgtgtgtgtgtatgttggagATGGAGACGTGTTAGAAGTGGAAACAAACGGTCGGTCGAGAAATGGTTATCGGACGGAcgatccaaaacaaaaatatatataaaactATTCTATGGAGCTTTCATATTAGTGTGATGTTTACCGATTATTAGAGAATGTGATAGACCTGTAAGAACTCTGTAGCACATTTGGAGAGGTTTTTTAAGCAACCGCGTCAAAGCTGGAAGGTTAAAACATGTATTGCAAAAAGGAAATGCCTGATAGATATTGAAGACAAAGTAAATAGTTCAGTGTAGCGGTTAATTCAGACGCTAGAGGACGCCGATGCTAGTAAAATTGAGAAACCCATTTGGAACTCTGGGGGAAACGTTTATCCAGTAATGTGTACTGAAATTTAGAAATcagaaaaataattgatagATGTTCCAACATTCGTGTAGACTGGTAGTTGTTGTGGGGAACATAAAAATGGGATTGAACGAAATCGTGGGTGGCACCTTGCTATAATGTCTTCGTTGTGAAAATGTACACTAGCAGGTAACAACTTGCACGAGCGAGACGAAATCGTTGGACGAAACCATTGGTTAGGAGTTTGTGCACTGAGTACGTTATTGTATTGCAGTTAAATGTGGCATCTAAACTGATCGGGTAATACGAAATATCTGAACCATAATGAAATGTGGTGTTTGTGT from Anopheles coustani chromosome 3, idAnoCousDA_361_x.2, whole genome shotgun sequence harbors:
- the LOC131271042 gene encoding TLC domain-containing protein 3A, with protein sequence MAEKVNTQGCVFSLLYSVGSFALACASLSTLNPSDRITVQKGALLISLGFVYFVALTEFLNKLLLKTSIGHNFVKRYRLRVSDVLDITNKLVSAVQAAFSCIAGLFVCRWSCPRNFLHASHFLSESYAWFAASYFFYDLWSMYKIYAAEAAIKIKAKLGLQADRAGDNNNVGNNGLANSGVAKPGESATHGLQFEVFDDIPSMEQGTLSFVGQSKMGIPSFAKYLASHPLMVFHHLFIGSYGLIVISYLRGGLGDCVFSFMFMMELSTPFVSFRSILSVMGLKQSKMYVINGLLMLVTFFWCRVFLMPYVCYYYSQVVNKPFFEAVWNLPWGCKVSILALFLPQLYWFRLMVRGAMKVFFPSKNNRRRTNASSCANDVSANGGTIKPSQSKDSEIRSLM